The genomic window TCCCGATGGGGTTTGGCTAAAGGAGAAATTTCGACGGGATAATCTAACACAAAGGTAGGCTGAATCAAATGAGATTCTACCTTTTGCTCGAATGCTTCATTTAGAATATGCCCAATAGATTCACATTCTGCTACCCCATCAATTCCAGCTTCTTGAGCCGCAGTTTTAGCAGCTTCTAAGCTGTCAAACTGCTGAAAATCTACACCAGTATATTCTTTAACTAAATCGTGCATTGTTGCCCGTCGCCAAGGGGTTTGTAGGTTAATTGCTTCCCCTTGATAGGTGATTTCTAAGGTTCCTAAAACTTCTTGCGTCACAGTGGTAATCAACGTTTCTGTCAATTCCATCATGTCGTAATAGTCGGCATATGCTTGATAAACCTCAATTGTGGTAAATTCTGGGTTGTGGCGGCTGGAAACGCCTTCATTACGAAATATCCGCCCCAATTCAAACACTTTTTCAAACCCACCCACAATTAACCTTTTCAGATGAAGTTCCGTCGCAATCCGCAGATACAACTCCATATCTAAGGTATTGTGATAGGTTACAAAAGGACGCGCCTCTGCACCTCCAGGTTCTGATTGCAAGACTGGGGTTTCAATTTCTAAAAAGCCTTTTGATTCCAAATAACGCCTAATTCCAGCTACAATCTGGGCACGACGGCGGAAGCTTTGCCTAACTTCAGGATTAACAATTAAATCTACATATCGCTGCCGATAACGCTTGGCAATATCCGTCAATCCATGCCATTTATCTGGTAGTGGTAACAAAGATTTGGTGAGAATCGCATACTCACTGACGTAAACAGATAATTCCCCTTTTTCCGTCCGCTTAATCGTACCTTTTACCCCTAAAATATCCCCAGCATCGCTCAGCCGCTTCAAACTATTGAATGCGTCGGGTACATCTTCCATCCCTTGCTGAATCTTATTTTTATCGAGGTAAAGTTGAATCGTGCCAGTTTCATCTTGCAAGGTAAAAAAGGCTAACTTACCAAATACTCGACGGGCTAAAATTCTGCCAGCTACAGCGACTTCATCATCTACTTCGCTTCCTGCGGCTAGTTCGGCATATTTTTCTTGCAATTCGGCGGTGTGGTGGCTAGATTTCCAGCTATAAGCATATGGATTCATGCCTAATTGCTTAATTTGGGCGACTTTTTCTAGTCTAGTTGCTCTAATATCTTCTTCAGACATAACAAAATATCGCTATTGGGAATTTGATACGCAGAGAAATATTGTGACTCAATGCGAGGTTTAATGCTACAAAAACGCGATCGCACTTTATCCCCTACAGCCAGTGTTTGGGGTAAGGTCTTTTGGCAATGAAATTATTAAAATAATAGGTGCAGACCACGATCGCAATGGAACCAGCGAGCGCTGGCGCAATCAGAAAGTGCCAATCGGCTTGACTCATGACTCCCACTAACGCGACGGCACCACCTGGCGGATGCAAGGTTTTCGTAACTTGCATTACCTGAATGGCTGTGGCTACAGCTAAAGCTATTACCCAAGGTTCAGTACCGAAAAACTGCACGCTGGCGATCGCGCACACAGCTCCCAAGCAGTTGCCCCCAATAATATTACGAGGCTGAGATAGGGGACTTTCAGGCATAGCAAAAACTAATACTGCGGTAGCTCCAAAAGGAGCGGCAACAATCGGGTATGAAGTGCTAGCAGAAAGGTAGGCTAAGGTAGCAATGGCGAGAAAACTACCCGTGTAAGACAATAACAGTTGCTGCCCAGAGAATTTGGGTTGGTGAATCGAACCTCGCTTGACTCTCACCCAGCCACTCGCCACATATTTGACGATTTTTTGGTGCGATCGCGATAAATGCGTACCCTTGCGCCATCGCTGCTGGTGACGTGAGATGCGAGTCATAATCAACTTCGTCTACTAATAGCGATAGTTTGGCAGTAAACAAGCAACCAGTCCCTCGGAAGACGAAAGCTTTATCCTCTGAGAACTACGCACTCTGCACTTTTGATCTTACGTAATTTTATCGCAATTTTCAGCTAAAAAGTATCCTAATTTACAGAAAAAAATTTAAGTGTTACTGATTTTTAATTCCAATCAAAGCTAAATTCAATTTTATGTAAAGAGATGTAACAATTATGCCGTCATAGAGGTATAACATCTTGACAGCCCTAGGAGAAACCGATAAAGTGTTATCACATACCCGGGTAGCAACACTAAAAACAATATGCAAGACAAGCAAAAGGTCACATTGTACCTGCCACCAAATTTACACCGACAGCTTAAAATCAAAGCTGCGGTAGAGGCAGAATCAATGTCTGGGCTGGTCGAGAAGGCTATCGCTTTTTATTTGCACCACCCAGAAGCAGTAGAAGAGTCCATATTGCATGGAAGCAATCATCAGGTTCACAACTGTCCCAGTTGTATTACTCCTCTAGTGATGCGCGATGGGGATTTGGTCAAATTAGAAAGTCATCCTACAGTTATTGCTGAGGAACTAGCTATAGATAAAGTCAGATCGGACGCAGACAGTTGGAGTCAATCTCCAGCAGAGTTAGTGGGTTCAGGCAGCGTTAGATAAGCATTCGATCCGTTTTGGCACCGTCTCTAGTGAGGTCAATTGGTCATGCAAGAAGAGCTAAATATTTTAATTCAGGCTCAATATCCTCTGATCTATATGGTGACCTCTGAGGAAGAGCGGGCAGAAAGGACAATTGCAGCGATCGCGCAGCACAAAACTCAACCAAAGCGCTTGTACGTCTGGAGTGTCACCCACGGGATGGTGGAATACGGACAACCTCGCCAGACGCATCAGCATAATACCATATCTCCGGAAGCAGCCATAGAATGGGTCGTTCGGCAGAAAGAACCAGGTATATTTGTTTTTAAAGATTTGCACCCGTTTATCGATGCCCCAGCTACGACTCGGTGGTTGAGAGATGCTATAGCCAGTTTTAAGGGAACGCAAAAGACAATCATCTTGATGTCGCCAGTGCAGCAAATCCCGATTGAATTGGAAAAAGAAGTAGTAGCTATAGATTTTCCCTTACCCGATCTTCAAGAACTAGAACAAGTTCTACATCAGCAAATTGACTTGATGCGGCTGCGCCGTCCCAACCCAGAAACTAAAGAGAAGCTATTAAGAGCCGCTTTTGGATTGACCAAGGATGAAGCCGAAAAAGTATATCGCAAAGCCTATGTCAAAAATGGGCAGTTAACAGAAGCAGAAGTAGATATAGTTCTGTCCGAGAAAAAGCAACTAATTCGTCGTAATGGGATCTTAGAATACATTGAAGAAGACGAAACTCTTGACGGAGTTGGTGGTTTAGATGAGTTAAAAAAATGGCTCAAGCAGCGTTCTAACGCCTTTACCGAAAGAGCCAGAAAATACGGTTTACCTCAACCCAAAGGGATGTTAATTTTGGGAGTTCCAGGTTGTGGTAAATCCCTGATTGCCAAAACTACAGCCAGATTGTGGAGTCTACCCTTACTGAGATTAGATATGGGTAGGGTGTACGATGGCTCAATGGTAGGTAGATCGGAAGCCAACTTACGCAATGCTTTGAAGACAGCAGAATCGATTTCCCCAGCGATTTTGTTTATCGATGAGTTAGACAAAGCCTTTGCTGGAACTGCGGGTTCAGCAGATTCAGACGGTGGAACTTCCAGCCGCATTTTTGGTTCCTTCTTGACTTGGATGCAAGAGAAAACTTCTCCCGTGTTTGTCATGGCAACTGCTAACCGCGTGGAAAGATTACCAGGAGAATTCTTACGCAAAGGTAGATTTGACGAGATTTTCTTCGTTGATTTGCCCACACCAGAAGAAAGAGAAGAAATATTCAAGATTCATTTGCAAAAGCGCGATCGCGATGCCGAACGCTTCGATTTGGAACAGCTAGCCAAGATTGCCGATGGCTTCTCTGGCGCAGAAATCGAACAAGCCATCATCGCTGCTATGTATGATGCTTTTGCTCAAAATAGAGAGTTTACGCAGTTAGATATT from Merismopedia glauca CCAP 1448/3 includes these protein-coding regions:
- a CDS encoding HPP family protein; this encodes MTRISRHQQRWRKGTHLSRSHQKIVKYVASGWVRVKRGSIHQPKFSGQQLLLSYTGSFLAIATLAYLSASTSYPIVAAPFGATAVLVFAMPESPLSQPRNIIGGNCLGAVCAIASVQFFGTEPWVIALAVATAIQVMQVTKTLHPPGGAVALVGVMSQADWHFLIAPALAGSIAIVVCTYYFNNFIAKRPYPKHWL
- the lysS gene encoding lysine--tRNA ligase is translated as MSEEDIRATRLEKVAQIKQLGMNPYAYSWKSSHHTAELQEKYAELAAGSEVDDEVAVAGRILARRVFGKLAFFTLQDETGTIQLYLDKNKIQQGMEDVPDAFNSLKRLSDAGDILGVKGTIKRTEKGELSVYVSEYAILTKSLLPLPDKWHGLTDIAKRYRQRYVDLIVNPEVRQSFRRRAQIVAGIRRYLESKGFLEIETPVLQSEPGGAEARPFVTYHNTLDMELYLRIATELHLKRLIVGGFEKVFELGRIFRNEGVSSRHNPEFTTIEVYQAYADYYDMMELTETLITTVTQEVLGTLEITYQGEAINLQTPWRRATMHDLVKEYTGVDFQQFDSLEAAKTAAQEAGIDGVAECESIGHILNEAFEQKVESHLIQPTFVLDYPVEISPLAKPHREKAGLVERFEWYVMGRELANSFSELTDPIDQRERLELQAARKAAGDLEANSVDEDFLTALEYGMPPTGGLGIGIDRLVMLLTDAASIRDAIAFPLLKHTSIAIKSFDYDASKKVLQIEFDDGNTYHYHDVDKKVYEDLKTAPSAGQFFNTYIKDKYGFDKIN
- the ycf46 gene encoding stress-responsive protein Ycf46 produces the protein MQEELNILIQAQYPLIYMVTSEEERAERTIAAIAQHKTQPKRLYVWSVTHGMVEYGQPRQTHQHNTISPEAAIEWVVRQKEPGIFVFKDLHPFIDAPATTRWLRDAIASFKGTQKTIILMSPVQQIPIELEKEVVAIDFPLPDLQELEQVLHQQIDLMRLRRPNPETKEKLLRAAFGLTKDEAEKVYRKAYVKNGQLTEAEVDIVLSEKKQLIRRNGILEYIEEDETLDGVGGLDELKKWLKQRSNAFTERARKYGLPQPKGMLILGVPGCGKSLIAKTTARLWSLPLLRLDMGRVYDGSMVGRSEANLRNALKTAESISPAILFIDELDKAFAGTAGSADSDGGTSSRIFGSFLTWMQEKTSPVFVMATANRVERLPGEFLRKGRFDEIFFVDLPTPEEREEIFKIHLQKRDRDAERFDLEQLAKIADGFSGAEIEQAIIAAMYDAFAQNREFTQLDIIAAIKSTLPLSRTMTEQVSALRDWARNRARPAAASFAEYQRMEF